A genomic region of Miscanthus floridulus cultivar M001 chromosome 3, ASM1932011v1, whole genome shotgun sequence contains the following coding sequences:
- the LOC136542895 gene encoding uncharacterized protein: protein MVPIYRMIDMDLPKWVIKEIDKRRRGRFGLWFSGIKPSCSGASDLYMLFPGMVVPDKEMRKGFSSVVILVAWELWKHRNPAVYEGISPNVHQDDPGPHHHHERHHQRPSAAGHHSSAGTSVLRLKLARLGPLCDHHGDCPPRFQKMDFPKFDGKSDPLAFLNRCESYFHQQRIVAEEQVWMASYNLEDGAQMWFIQVQQDEGTPSWRRFSKLLNLRFGPPIRSNPLGELMACKRTGSVAEYQTRFEALLPRVGTLTEAQRVQAFTAGLQPPLSLDVEVHNPQSLVIAMSLARKLELREQYYTAAVPAPPAPRQTTRGLLTGPPPQLALPAPPPRPAAPSLTIEGRQVKKLSQSEMEERRRLGLCFNCNEKFGRGHNRVCKHIFLLDLAKAADDDDSKQTDAAVNSPLISLLAMAGVRSSETMQVHIQLGGASLLALLDSGSTHNFVSEEAATRTSLRLQPRGNMKVTVANGERVPCPGVYRAVPFSIAGEPFSTDFFALPLAGYDVVFGTEWLASLGPILWDFGALTMSFWHRDHRVCWTGIAEGTGPSLRACSGADLLPALLDEFAGVFTEPTGMPPPRSRDHCINLIPGSSPVAVRPYRYPASHKDELERQCTTMLEQGLIQRSTSAFSSSVLLVKKADGTWRFYVDYRALNTLLQSRMPTPFQWSTSSWMS from the exons ATGGTCCCCATCTACCGGATGATTGACATGGACCTGCCCAAATGGGTTATCAAGGAAatagacaaaagaagaagag GGAGGTTTGGACTTTGGTTCTCAGGAATTAAACCGAGCTGCAGTGGTGCCTCCGACCTCTACATGCTGTTTCCAGGGATGGTGGTGCCAGACAAGGAAATGCGCAAGGGATTCAGTTCTGTAGTTATTCTTGTTGCCTGGGAACTTTGGAAGCACAGGAATCCTGCTGTTTATGAAGGAATTTCTCCGAATGTCCA CCAAGATGATCCAGGCCCTCACCACCACCATGAACGCCACCATCAACGACCTTCAGCAGCAGGTCACCACTCTTCAGCAGGCACCAGCGTTCTCCGGCTCAAGCTCGCGAGGCTCGGGCCACTGTGTGACCACCACGGTGACTGCCCTCCTCGGTTCCAGAAGATGGACTTCCCCAAGTTCGACGGGAAATCCGATCCGCTGGCCTTCCTCAATCGATGTGAGTCGTATTTTCATCAACAGCGGATTGTAGCCGAGGAGCAAGTTTGGATGGCGTCATACAACCTTGAAGACGGCGCCCAGATGTGGTTCATCCAAGTGCAGCAGGACGAGGGTACACCGTCTTGGCGCCGCTTCTCTAAGCTCCTCAACCTCCGCTTTGGGCCGCCGATCCGCTCCAACCCCCTTGGGGAGCTGATGGCGTGCAAGCGGACGGGCTCGGTAGCAGAGTACCAGACCCGCTTCGAGGCGCTGCTTCCTCGCGTCGGCACGCTCACGGAGGCGCAGCGTGTACAAGCGTTCACGGCAGGACTGCAGCCGCCGCTCAGCCTCGACGTGGAAGTCCACAACCCGCAGTCCCTCGTCATCGCCATGAGCCTCGCGCGCAAGCTGGAGCTGCGCGAGCAGTACTACACCGCTGCTGTTCCAGCTCCGCCTGCGCCACGGCAGACCACGCGCGGCCTCTTGACAGGGCCACCACCACAGCTGGCCCTGCCAGCACCCCCACCCCGTCCAGCAGCCCCTTCCCTCACCATCGAAGGCCGTCAAGTGAAGAAGCTGTCCCAGTCCGAGATGGAGGAGCGGCGACGATTGGGCCTCTGTTTCAACTGCAACGAGAAATTTGGCAGGGGTCACAACCGCGTCTGCAAGCACATCTTTCTCCTCGATCTGGCCAAggccgccgacgacgacgactcGAAGCAGACCGACGCTGCGGTTAACAGCCCGCTCATCTCACTGCTGGCCATGGCGGGCGTCCGCTCCAGTGAGACCATGCAGGTCCACATCCAGCTGGGCGGGGCGTCCTTACTGGCCCTGCTGGACTCGGGCTCCACCCACAACTTCGTGTCCGAGGAAGCAGCGACACGCACCTCCCTCAGGCTTCAACCCCGTGGCAACATGAAGGTCACGGTGGCAAATGGGGAACGGGTGCCGTGTCCCGGCGTCTACCGTGCAGTTCCTTTCTCCATCGCCGGCGAACCATTCTCCACCGACTTCTTCGCACTTCCGCTGGCCGGTTATGACGTCGTCTTCGGCACCGAGTGGCTTGCCTCCCTTGGCCCGATTCTCTGGGATTTCGGCGCCCTCACCATGTCCTTCTGGCACCGAGATCACCGGGTGTGCTGGACGGGCATTGCCGAGGGCACCGGCCCTTCTCTCCGAGCATGCAGCGGGGCTGACCTCTTACCAGCCCTGCTGGACGAGTTCGCCGGGGTCTTCACCGAGCCAACCGGCATGCCTCCGCCTCGCTCTCGGGATCACTGCATCAACCTTATCCCGGGGTCCTCGCCGGTGGCGGTCAGGCCGTACCGCTACCCCGCTTCCCACAAAGACGAGCTAGAGCGCCAATGCACTACCATGCTGGAACAGGGGCTTATCCAGCGCAGCACATCGGCGTTCTCCTCCTCGGTCTTGCTGGTCAAGAAGGCCGATGGGACGTGGCGTTTCTACGTCGACTACCGGGCCCTCAACACGCTATTACAGTCAAGGATGCCTACCCCATTCCAGTGGTCGACGAGCTCTTGGATGAGCTAA